In Melospiza melodia melodia isolate bMelMel2 chromosome 11, bMelMel2.pri, whole genome shotgun sequence, the following proteins share a genomic window:
- the PLK3 gene encoding serine/threonine-protein kinase PLK3: MESAGLFPPLPAAAALPARPAPAPAPPPPPRAAETTRIITDPVSGRSYCKGRLLGKGGFARCYEMTDLSSNKTYAVKVIPHSRVAKPHQREKITNEIELHRDLHHKHIVKFSHYFEDSESIYIFLEHCSRKSLAHIWKARHTLLEPEVRYYLKQIISGLKYLHLKGILHRDLKLGNFFINENMELKVGDFGLAACQDVSDQKKKTICGTPNYLAPEVLLRQGHGPESDVWSLGCVMYTLLCGNPPFETSDLKETYRCIKQVEYTLPVFLSLPAKHLITGILRRNPQDRLTLDEILDHEFFKGYTPEKLPPSSCVMAPELSPPNPAKTLFAKVTKTLFGKKKPKAKKGSSEDRDDISKLVTGLMKTSICRQMSYKAVEGNEATPVSCRSANSSPVETVVEETSHKSASPSIRGTMASSCEAFEDCVTASAIVESAVRLLRACLSSMPPAEKNPASLARHEHFVWVSKWVDYSNKYGFGYQLSNRSIGVLFNNGTHMTLSPNRRTVHYNPTNSKHLVFSVSAIPEQLQGQMSVLHYFASYMEQHLMKGGDLPSIDDLGQPALLLLQWVKTDQALLMLFSNGTLQVNFYNDHTKVIISKPDHSCLVTYINRERNSYTYKLCSLQELGCSPELHHRLKYILKLLQEWAEA, from the exons ATGGAGTCCGCCGGCCTCTTCCCCCctctccccgccgccgccgccctcccCGCGcggcccgcgcccgccccggcgCCACCGCCACCGCCCCGCGCGGCCGAGACCACCCGCATCATCACCGACCCGGTGTCCGGCCGCTCCTACTGCAAGGGCCGCCTGCTGGGAAAG GGTGGGTTTGCACGATGCTATGAAATGACAGACCTCTCCAGCAACAAAACCTATGCCGTGAAGGTCATTCCTCACAGCCGGGTGGCTAAACCTCACCAGCGGGAGAAG ATCACCAACGAGATTGAGCTACATCGGGACTTGCACCATAAGCACATCGTCAAGTTCTCCCACTACTTTGAGGACTCGGAGAGCATCTACATCTTCCTGGAGCACTGCAGTAGGAAG TCCCTGGCCCACATCTGGAAGGCCCGTCATACTCTGCTGGAGCCCGAAGTGCGCTATTACCTCAAACAGATCATCTCAGGCTTGAAATACCTTCACCTCAAGGGCATCCTGCACAGAGACCTCAAGCTTG GCAACTTCTTCATCAATGAAAACATGGAGCTGAAAGTGGGGGACTTTGGGCTGGCTGCTTGCCAGGATGTCTCTGACCAGAAGAAAAA GACAATATGTGGGACCCCCAACTACCTGGCCCCAGAAGTGCTGCTGAGACAGGGCCATGGGCCAGAGTCGGACGTGTGGTCTCTGGGCTGTGTCAT GTACACCCTGCTGTGTGGGAACCCTCCCTTTGAGACCTCTGACCTCAAGGAGACCTACAGGTGTATCAAGCAAGTGGAATACACCCTCCCTGtcttcctctccctgcctgcCAAGCACCTCATCACTGGCATCCTCAGACGCAACCCCCAGGACCGTCTCACCCTTGATGAGATTTTGGACCATGAGTTTTTCAAG GGCTACACGCCTGAGAAACTCCCTCCCAGCAGCTGCGTGATGGCTCCAGAGCTGAGTCCCCCAAATCCTGCAAAGACTCTGTTTGCTAAAGTCACCAAGACACTCTTTGGGAAGAAGAAACCCAAGG CCAAGAAGGGCTCTTCAGAGGACAGGGATGACATCTCCAAGCTGGTTACTGGGCTGATGAAGACCTCAATCTGTCGGCAGATGAGCTATAAAGCTGTGGAAGGGAATGAG GCCACTCCTGTGTCGTGCCGCAGTGCCAACTCCAGCCCCGTGGAGACAGTGGTGGAGGAGACATCTCACAAGTCTGCATCCCCCTCCATCCGGGGAACGATGGCCAGCAGCTGTGAAG CCTTCGAGGATTGCGTCACCGCCTCTGCCATCGTCGAGTCAGCTGTCCGGCTCCTGAGGGCCTGCCTCTCCTCCATGCCTCCAG CGGAGAAAAACCCAGCTTCCCTGGCCCGCCACGAGCACTTTGTCTGGGTGAGCAAGTGGGTGGATTATTCCAACAAGTATGGCTTTGGCTACCAGCTCTCCAACCGCAGCATTGGGGTCCTCTTCAACAATGGCACACACATGACGCTCTCCCCCAACCGCAG GACTGTGCATTACAACCCGACCAACAGCAAGCACCTGGTGTTCTCTGTGTCTGCCATCcccgagcagctgcagggacagatgaGTGTCCTGCACTACTTCGCCTCCTACATGGAGCAGCATCTCATGAAG GGAGGTGACCTGCCCAGCATAGATGACCTtgggcagccagccctgctcctcctgcagtggGTGAAGACTGACCAAGCCTTGCTCATGCTCTTCAGCAATGGCACCCTCCAG GTGAATTTCTACAACGACCACACCAAGGTGATCATTAGCAAGCCTGACCACTCCTGCCTTGTCACCTACATCAACCGGGAGCGCAACTCTTACACTTACAAGCTGTGCAGCCtccaggagctgggctgctctCCTGAGCTCCACCACCGCCTCAAATACATCCTCAAGCTTCTCCAAGAATGGGCTGAGGCCTAG
- the DYNLT4 gene encoding dynein light chain Tctex-type 4, which translates to MAEQPVPEIALLAQVLAAGSTEAPALRSSRRGSQPAAPARGPEDSKAPPLLSRRNSVLSRRSSFGMGPGSRRPSWMLHRRVSFSGLPIFQPILKTRLENTYRIGPDKGCRFDAERVQRVLEGTLACALGTTVYSAQGSAPLALSLTELLQNQAKEVVPPRYKLVCHVVLGQQGQQSLLVASRGLWDPETDSFASATFSNASLFAVATVYGVYFE; encoded by the coding sequence ATGGCTGAGCAGCCCGTCCCAGAGATAGCCCTGCTAGCCCaggtgctggctgcaggcagcactgaGGCCCCTGCACTCCGCAGCAGCCGCCGTGGGTCCCagcccgcagccccagcccggggccctGAGGACAGCAAAGCTCCCCCTCTGCTCTCCCGCCGCAACTCCGTCCTCAGCCGCCGCAGCTCCTTCGGCATGGGCCCGGGGAGCAGGCGGCCCTCCTGGATGCTCCACAGACGTGTCAGCTTCTCTGGGCTCCCCATTTTCCAACCCATCCTCAAGACCCGCCTTGAAAACACTTACAGGATAGGGCCAGACAAAGGCTGCAGGTTCGATGCGGAGCGGGTGCAGCGGGTGCTGGAGGGGACCCTGGCCTGTGCCTTGGGGACCACAGTGtacagtgcccagggcagtgccccACTAGCCCTGAGCCTGACTGAGCTGCTGCAGAACCAGGCCAAGGAGGTGGTGCCACCCCGCTACAAGCTGGTCTGCCACGTGgtgctgggccagcagggccagcagagcctcTTGGTGGCCAGCCGGGGACTGTGGGACCCTGAGACCGACAGCTTTGCCTCTGCCACCTTCTCCAACGCCTCCCTCTTTGCTGTAGCCACAGTGTATGGGGTCTACTTCGAGTAG